In Actinoplanes derwentensis, the following proteins share a genomic window:
- a CDS encoding STM4011 family radical SAM protein has product MTDLYVLYRGPLASCNYDCPYCPFAKRVDPPDLLRADRADLARFADWVTETTDRRLSILFTPWGEGLTRSWYRDTIVRLSHLPHVDRVAIQTNLAARTGWLADANPRVAALWTTYHPGQVTRERFLARCRELDALGIRYSVGVVGLPEHHTEAVALREALSPGVYLWINAADGHVYSSEEETRWTAIDPLFGDSVRPHPSLGRPCHAGETAISVLGDGTVRRCHFIKTPIGNLYDGSWRAGLRPRPCVNNLCDCHIGYVHLKPLQLRDVYADGLLERIPVLRRRETPVQITQNHRVEEHQEHEHHGLDHVRIHEPGHLGSHQRADQHRQAGPEQMTRIDLIPQQDRNETTPEKIDQN; this is encoded by the coding sequence ATGACCGATCTCTACGTTCTCTATCGGGGGCCGCTCGCCAGCTGCAACTACGACTGTCCCTACTGCCCGTTCGCCAAACGGGTCGACCCACCGGACCTGCTGCGGGCCGACCGGGCCGACCTCGCGCGATTCGCCGACTGGGTCACCGAGACCACCGACCGGCGGCTGTCGATCCTGTTCACGCCGTGGGGCGAGGGCCTGACCCGGTCCTGGTACCGGGACACCATCGTCCGGCTCTCGCACCTGCCGCACGTGGACCGGGTCGCGATCCAGACCAACCTGGCCGCCCGCACCGGCTGGCTCGCCGACGCGAACCCGCGGGTGGCGGCGCTGTGGACCACCTACCATCCGGGCCAGGTCACCCGGGAGCGCTTCCTGGCCCGCTGCCGAGAACTCGACGCCCTCGGCATCCGCTACTCCGTCGGCGTCGTCGGCCTGCCCGAACATCACACGGAAGCGGTGGCGTTACGGGAAGCCTTGTCCCCCGGCGTCTACCTGTGGATCAACGCCGCCGACGGGCACGTCTACTCGTCCGAGGAAGAAACCCGCTGGACCGCGATCGATCCACTCTTCGGCGACAGCGTCCGGCCGCACCCGTCCCTCGGCCGCCCCTGCCACGCCGGCGAGACGGCCATCTCGGTCCTCGGCGACGGCACGGTCCGACGCTGCCACTTCATCAAGACCCCGATCGGCAATCTGTATGACGGAAGCTGGCGCGCCGGGCTACGACCACGGCCGTGCGTCAACAACCTGTGCGACTGCCACATCGGTTACGTCCACCTGAAACCCCTACAACTGCGGGACGTGTACGCCGACGGGCTACTGGAGCGGATCCCAGTCCTCCGGCGGCGGGAAACGCCGGTGCAGATAACGCAGAATCACCGTGTAGAAGAACACCAGGAACACGAACACCACGGTCTGGACCACGTCCGGATCCACGAACCTGGTCACCTGGGCAGCCACCAGCGAGCCGACCAGCACCGCCAAGCCGGCCCGGAACAGATGACGCGGATTGATCTGATCCCACAGCAGGACCGCAACGAAACGACGCCGGAGAAGATAGATCAGAACTGA
- a CDS encoding STM4012 family radical SAM protein gives MNLDDSPYQGYLYAYPHKTAYRRLEPRPTLADVWGAENQDSLFGYVHLPFCEMRCGFCNLFTRANPPEEQVTAYLTQLRRQASAVRDSLSPGAVFSRVAIGGGTPTYLTAPELETLFGIVHDTFGAAAVPLSVETSPATATPDRLAVLAEHRTTRISMGVQSFLDAEAHAAGRPQRLPEVLDALQAIRDARIPVLNIDLIYGIDGQTPASWQHSLDEALRWQPEELYLYPLYVRPLTGLGRRAHARADWDRQRQELYQQAVDVLTGAGYVRHSMRQFRRAGAPEPDGPDYCCQDDGMIGLGCGARSYTTSLHYSFDYAVAVSEVRAVIDDYLSRPADDFRFAEIGFHLDAVEQRRRWLLKSLLRAEGVDAVAYRQRFGTTHDEDFPQLAELESRGWLDASQTVLTPAGLAQSDAIGPWLVSGSVREAMTAWVAR, from the coding sequence ATGAACCTCGACGACTCTCCCTATCAGGGCTATCTGTACGCCTACCCGCACAAGACCGCCTACCGCCGCCTCGAACCACGTCCCACCCTCGCCGACGTGTGGGGTGCGGAAAACCAGGACTCGCTCTTCGGGTACGTGCATCTGCCGTTCTGTGAGATGCGGTGCGGGTTCTGCAACCTGTTCACCCGGGCCAACCCGCCGGAGGAGCAGGTCACCGCGTACCTCACGCAGTTGCGCCGGCAGGCCTCGGCGGTCCGGGACAGCCTCTCCCCCGGCGCGGTCTTCTCCCGCGTCGCCATCGGCGGCGGCACCCCCACCTATCTGACCGCACCCGAGTTGGAGACGCTGTTCGGCATCGTGCACGACACGTTCGGTGCCGCTGCGGTGCCGCTGTCGGTGGAGACGTCCCCGGCGACCGCCACCCCCGACCGGCTGGCCGTCCTCGCCGAGCACCGGACCACCCGGATCAGCATGGGCGTGCAGAGCTTCCTCGACGCCGAGGCCCACGCCGCCGGGCGGCCACAACGGCTGCCCGAGGTGCTCGACGCGCTGCAGGCGATCCGGGACGCGCGGATCCCGGTGCTCAACATCGACCTGATCTACGGCATCGACGGGCAGACCCCGGCCAGCTGGCAGCACTCGCTGGACGAGGCGCTGCGCTGGCAACCCGAGGAGCTGTACCTCTACCCGCTGTACGTGCGACCGCTGACCGGTCTGGGGCGGCGGGCCCACGCCCGCGCCGACTGGGACCGGCAGCGCCAGGAGCTGTACCAGCAGGCCGTCGACGTGCTCACCGGCGCCGGTTACGTGCGGCATTCGATGCGGCAGTTCCGGCGGGCCGGCGCGCCCGAGCCGGACGGCCCCGACTACTGCTGCCAGGACGACGGGATGATCGGGCTCGGATGCGGGGCCCGCTCCTACACGACGTCGCTGCACTACTCGTTCGACTACGCGGTCGCCGTGTCCGAGGTCCGCGCGGTGATCGACGACTATCTGTCCCGGCCGGCCGACGACTTCCGGTTCGCCGAGATCGGCTTCCACCTGGACGCGGTCGAGCAGCGCCGGCGGTGGCTGCTGAAGTCGCTGCTGCGGGCCGAAGGCGTGGACGCGGTCGCCTACCGGCAGCGCTTCGGCACCACTCACGACGAGGACTTTCCGCAGCTCGCCGAGTTGGAGTCGCGCGGCTGGCTGGACGCTTCGCAGACCGTGTTGACCCCGGCCGGGCTGGCACAGTCCGACGCCATCGGGCCGTGGCTGGTGTCCGGTTCGGTGCGCGAGGCGATGACGGCGTGGGTGGCCCGATGA